A region of bacterium DNA encodes the following proteins:
- a CDS encoding GNAT family N-acetyltransferase encodes MTRKTRVGKIFVMIVRLKEDMVSEAIKIFEGLPHYFNPLGIQRLKDEIKEYFAKPPSPELAGFFVYVKDDEILGMIGYKRRLYHREYEITWFAVRKDCQRRGIGRGLVSYLSNFLSQYQLELLTANIPDDPISREFYYKMGFRSINRFLNHEGEKLVYQKRFGYIADTCQELVANYLRRKKLKELKKKP; translated from the coding sequence TTGACAAGGAAGACAAGGGTTGGTAAAATTTTTGTTATGATTGTAAGGCTTAAAGAAGATATGGTTTCTGAGGCGATAAAGATATTTGAGGGTCTTCCCCATTACTTTAATCCGCTTGGCATTCAAAGGTTAAAGGATGAGATAAAGGAATATTTTGCTAAACCTCCATCTCCTGAATTAGCTGGATTCTTCGTTTATGTAAAGGACGATGAAATCCTTGGAATGATTGGATACAAAAGGCGATTATATCATAGAGAATATGAGATAACATGGTTTGCGGTTAGAAAGGATTGTCAGAGAAGGGGGATAGGAAGAGGGCTTGTCTCTTATCTTTCTAACTTTCTTTCCCAATATCAACTTGAGCTACTTACCGCAAACATTCCCGATGACCCTATTTCTCGTGAGTTTTATTATAAAATGGGTTTTAGAAGCATAAATAGGTTTCTTAATCACGAGGGAGAAAAACTTGTTTATCAAAAAAGATTTGGTTATATTGCTGATACCTGCCAGGAGCTTGTTGCAAATTATCTAAGGAGAAAAAAGCTAAAAGAACTTAAGAAGAAACCTTGA